Proteins from a single region of Anastrepha ludens isolate Willacy chromosome 5, idAnaLude1.1, whole genome shotgun sequence:
- the LOC128864798 gene encoding putative gustatory receptor 28b, which yields MSSHIARLRQYFISQEVFATLQPLFLFTYIYGLTPFRIVKRRNGTSEIRASCFGFCNTAAYVTLYGVCFLSSLLNAESIVGYFFRTNISVVGDTLQICTGIVTGIVIYTTALTQRSKMRRIIDVFNELDEHFASIGVRVKYSRIYRYALLLSVTKTLIIGIYCAGVYLLLRSVHVKPSFCVCVAFVLQHSVLVLAICLFSFIARGFERRLVIVNKVGGIVGVILDKVIK from the coding sequence ATGTCCTCTCACATCGCACGTCTgcgccaatattttatttcacaagAAGTTTTCGCCACACTCCAGCCGCTCTTCCTGTTCACCTACATTTATGGCCTGACACCGTTTCGCATTGTGAAGCGGCGCAATGGCACCAGCGAGATACGCGCATCCTGCTTTGGCTTTTGCAACACAGCTGCCTATGTGACACTTTACGGTGTTTGTTTTCTCAGCTCGCTGCTGAATGCCGAATCCATAGTTGGCTACTTCTTTCGCACGAACATCTCCGTCGTGGGTGATACATTGCAGATTTGCACGGGCATTGTCACCGGCATTGTCATCTACACGACGGCGCTAACGCAACGCAGCAAGATGCGGCGCATCATTGACGTGTTCAACGAATTGGATGAACATTTTGCCAGTATTGGAGTGCGTGTGAAGTATTCGCGCATTTATCGTTACGCCCTGCTACTGAGTGTCACAAAAACGCTAATAATCGGCATCTACTGTGCGGGTGTTTATTTGCTGCTGCGCTCGGTGCACGTCAAGCCATCGTTCTGTGTATGCGTCGCGTTTGTTTTGCAGCATTCGGTGCTGGTCTTGGCAATATGCCTCTTCAGCTTCATAGCACGCGGATTCGAGCGACGGCTGGTCATAGTCAATAAGGTAGGAGGAATTGTGGGTGTGATCCTAGATAAAGTAATTAAGTGA